In a genomic window of uncultured Flavobacterium sp.:
- a CDS encoding thioesterase — translation MPISPNFTSVLSKDWEINFTQCTPNGFLKYTDLCNILQLTAAAHSEVGGISFFDMQEFHQAWVLSRMRVEISSLPKWQDVVTVKTWINSLENSRSVRALEMYVNGKKIVGCETYWAVFNTQARRPEPLALPYEHFELFPDNRATTEGFSKININHEKGAIFEKTVYLSDLDIVNHVNNVKYLEWCLDHVDEKRILKQEVKSFEMNFMKELSLKDNVVIHESEDDNHTTATFSITKNEKTCFALELHWK, via the coding sequence ATGCCTATATCGCCAAATTTCACATCGGTTTTAAGCAAAGACTGGGAAATCAATTTTACACAATGTACCCCAAATGGTTTTTTAAAATACACCGATTTATGTAATATTCTACAACTAACTGCTGCAGCACATTCAGAAGTTGGAGGTATTAGTTTTTTTGATATGCAGGAATTTCACCAAGCTTGGGTTTTAAGCAGAATGCGTGTCGAAATTTCGTCCTTACCAAAATGGCAAGATGTTGTAACCGTAAAAACATGGATTAATAGTTTAGAAAATTCTCGTTCTGTTCGTGCTCTTGAAATGTATGTAAATGGCAAAAAAATAGTAGGCTGCGAAACCTATTGGGCAGTATTTAATACACAAGCGCGTCGTCCAGAACCATTGGCTTTGCCATATGAACATTTCGAATTATTTCCGGACAATAGAGCAACAACTGAAGGTTTTTCTAAAATAAATATCAATCACGAAAAAGGAGCTATTTTTGAAAAAACAGTTTATTTATCAGATTTAGATATTGTAAATCACGTAAATAACGTCAAATATTTAGAATGGTGTTTAGATCATGTAGATGAAAAACGAATTTTAAAACAAGAAGTAAAAAGTTTTGAAATGAATTTCATGAAAGAACTTTCACTAAAAGATAACGTAGTAATTCACGAAAGTGAAGATGACAATCATACAACAGCAACATTCAGTATTACAAAAAACGAGAAAACGTGTTTTGCATTAGAATTGCATTGGAAATAA
- a CDS encoding exonuclease domain-containing protein, whose product MYAILDIETTGGQFNEEGITEIAIYKFDGHEVVDQFISLVNPEIPIQPFVVKLTGINNAMLRSAPKFFEVAKRIIEITSDCIIVAHNASFDYRILRTEFRRLGYDFEARTLCTVELAKKLIPDQPSYSLGKLVRALGIPMADRHRASGDAMATTKLFKMLLEKDLEKTIVKDFIKLEVEKGIAPKLMDLLAQMPAKTGVYYIYNEGGSLIYIGKSQNIKKRINQHFTGITTKSKKIQAEVFTITYDETGSELIALLKESEEVKINRPRHNRSQRKTVFLYALYAEKDANGYMNLKLEKADGRKKEITSFATLQEGKNALFRFTSKYHLCQKLTGLYQTKKECFQYKIKECDGACIGEVSPEEYNIRVQQFISENSFENKSMILLDRGRNVNERSAVLIENGTYKGYAYYDLNYQITNIEILKNILIPMQHNRDVKNIIQNYIRKSKSLKILHF is encoded by the coding sequence TTGTACGCAATACTAGACATAGAAACCACTGGAGGTCAGTTTAATGAAGAAGGAATTACTGAAATCGCCATTTATAAATTTGATGGTCATGAAGTAGTTGACCAATTCATTAGCCTTGTTAATCCCGAAATTCCGATTCAGCCTTTTGTGGTGAAATTAACCGGAATCAATAATGCTATGTTGCGCTCAGCTCCAAAGTTTTTTGAAGTTGCCAAAAGAATCATCGAAATAACTTCAGATTGTATTATTGTCGCACACAATGCCTCATTTGATTATAGAATCTTACGTACCGAATTCAGACGTTTAGGTTATGATTTCGAAGCCAGAACACTTTGTACTGTTGAACTTGCCAAAAAATTAATTCCGGATCAGCCTTCTTATAGTTTAGGAAAACTCGTTCGTGCACTTGGAATTCCAATGGCCGACAGACATCGTGCAAGCGGAGACGCAATGGCAACTACCAAGTTGTTTAAAATGCTTCTCGAAAAAGACTTGGAAAAAACAATCGTAAAAGATTTTATAAAACTCGAAGTCGAAAAAGGAATTGCTCCAAAATTGATGGATCTTTTAGCGCAAATGCCTGCAAAAACTGGCGTTTATTACATTTATAATGAAGGTGGAAGCCTTATCTATATCGGCAAAAGCCAAAATATCAAAAAGAGAATCAATCAGCATTTTACCGGAATCACAACTAAAAGTAAAAAAATTCAAGCTGAAGTTTTCACCATAACTTATGATGAAACCGGAAGCGAATTAATCGCACTTTTAAAAGAAAGTGAAGAAGTAAAAATAAATCGTCCAAGACATAATCGCTCTCAAAGAAAAACGGTTTTTCTATATGCATTATATGCTGAGAAAGATGCAAACGGTTATATGAATCTTAAACTTGAAAAAGCAGATGGACGTAAAAAAGAAATCACATCATTTGCTACTTTACAAGAAGGAAAAAATGCACTTTTCAGATTCACATCGAAATATCATTTGTGCCAAAAACTTACCGGATTGTACCAAACCAAAAAAGAGTGTTTTCAATATAAGATAAAAGAATGCGATGGCGCTTGTATTGGCGAAGTTAGTCCAGAAGAATATAACATTCGTGTTCAGCAATTTATATCAGAAAATAGCTTTGAAAACAAAAGTATGATTCTACTTGACAGAGGTAGAAACGTGAATGAAAGAAGTGCTGTATTAATCGAAAACGGAACTTATAAAGGTTACGCTTATTACGACCTCAATTATCAAATTACCAATATTGAGATTCTAAAAAACATTTTAATCCCGATGCAGCATAATCGAGATGTAAAAAATATTATTCAAAACTACATCCGAAAAAGCAAATCGCTTAAAATTCTTCATTTTTAA
- the prfH gene encoding peptide chain release factor H produces MEKIIQITAGRGPAECTWVVAQVLKKVLDEAQEQQLETILLQREVGEENGTVETATISIKGKNAETFANSWIGTIQWIGQSQFRKMHKRKNWFIGIFEIELQKNASISENDIQYQAMRSSGAGGQHVNKVSSAIRATHIPTGIAVVSMDSRSQHQNKKLATERLLKKLEDETLQQLKNHVGKQWENQLNIQRGNPVRVFTGTDFKKNKVEKSYKGTRQKLKTDLRNENN; encoded by the coding sequence ATGGAAAAAATTATTCAGATAACAGCAGGTCGCGGACCTGCAGAATGCACTTGGGTTGTCGCCCAAGTGCTTAAAAAAGTTTTGGACGAAGCACAAGAACAACAGTTAGAAACTATTTTGCTTCAAAGAGAAGTTGGTGAAGAAAACGGAACAGTTGAAACGGCAACTATTTCTATAAAAGGAAAAAATGCTGAAACATTTGCAAATTCATGGATTGGAACTATTCAGTGGATTGGCCAAAGTCAGTTTAGGAAAATGCATAAGCGTAAAAACTGGTTTATTGGCATTTTTGAGATTGAACTACAAAAGAATGCGTCGATTTCAGAAAATGATATTCAATACCAAGCAATGCGAAGTTCGGGTGCTGGCGGACAACACGTTAATAAAGTGAGTTCGGCTATTCGAGCGACTCATATTCCAACTGGAATTGCCGTTGTGTCGATGGACAGCCGATCACAACATCAAAACAAAAAACTGGCAACAGAAAGATTATTAAAAAAACTAGAAGACGAAACTTTGCAACAGCTTAAAAATCACGTTGGAAAACAATGGGAAAATCAACTGAATATTCAGCGAGGAAATCCTGTTAGAGTTTTTACCGGAACTGATTTCAAAAAGAATAAAGTGGAGAAAAGTTACAAAGGAACTCGTCAGAAATTAAAAACCGATTTACGAAATGAAAACAATTGA
- the miaA gene encoding tRNA (adenosine(37)-N6)-dimethylallyltransferase MiaA: protein MKYLITIVGPTAIGKTALSIALAQHFKCEIISCDSRQFFKEITIGTAVPNQEELQAAKHHFIQNKSIFENYTVGDYEKEALIKLEELFQNNDFAILIGGSGLYVDAILKGFDEFPEIDPAIRSQVNSNYDNFGIEYLQEQLQLLDPDYYQKITEENSQTLQNPQRMMRFVEVCIGSQKPYSSFLNQKKNNRNFAPILIGLDAERSTIYNRINQRVDIMINEGLLQEAEALYPNKALNALQTVGYRELFSYFDGDFTLPFAIEEIKKNTRRFSKRQLTWFKRNENTKWFDYATDRKEIINYIENQLK, encoded by the coding sequence ATGAAATACTTAATAACCATCGTCGGACCAACAGCAATAGGAAAAACAGCCTTAAGTATTGCTTTGGCACAACATTTTAAATGCGAAATAATATCTTGCGACAGCCGTCAGTTCTTTAAAGAAATAACAATTGGCACAGCGGTTCCCAATCAGGAAGAACTACAAGCAGCAAAACATCACTTTATTCAAAACAAATCAATTTTCGAAAATTATACCGTTGGCGATTACGAAAAAGAAGCACTTATTAAACTAGAAGAATTATTCCAAAATAATGATTTTGCCATTCTTATTGGTGGTTCAGGATTATATGTTGATGCAATTTTAAAAGGTTTCGATGAATTCCCGGAAATTGATCCAGCAATACGTTCTCAGGTAAATTCTAATTACGACAACTTCGGAATTGAATATCTACAAGAACAATTACAGCTTTTAGATCCTGATTATTATCAAAAAATAACAGAAGAAAATTCGCAAACACTTCAAAATCCACAACGAATGATGCGTTTTGTAGAAGTTTGCATCGGAAGTCAAAAACCATATTCATCATTTCTAAATCAGAAGAAAAACAACCGAAATTTCGCTCCTATTTTAATTGGTTTAGATGCCGAAAGATCTACGATTTACAATAGAATCAACCAACGAGTTGACATCATGATAAACGAAGGTTTATTGCAGGAAGCAGAAGCTTTATATCCTAATAAAGCGTTAAATGCGTTACAAACTGTCGGTTATAGAGAATTATTTAGTTATTTTGACGGAGATTTCACGCTGCCATTTGCCATCGAAGAAATCAAAAAAAATACCAGACGTTTCTCAAAAAGACAACTTACCTGGTTTAAACGGAATGAAAACACAAAATGGTTTGATTACGCCACAGATAGAAAAGAAATTATAAATTATATAGAAAATCAACTAAAGTAA
- a CDS encoding 3-hydroxyacyl-CoA dehydrogenase NAD-binding domain-containing protein, whose protein sequence is MKTIAVIGAGTMGNGIAHTFAQSGFTVKLIDVSEKSLDKGMATIAANLDRMLSKGTITQEEVAKTITNIITYTDIKDGVVGVDLVVEAATENVELKLNIFKQLNEACSHNTILATNTSSISITQIGSVVAHPERVIGMHFMNPVPIMKLIEIIRGYNTSDEVTKIIMDLSEKLGKTPVEVNDYPGFVANRILMPMLNEAIETLYNKVAGVYEIDTVMKLGMGHPMGPLQLADFIGLDVCLAILNVMYEGFKNPKYAPCPLLVNMVRAGKLGVKSGEGFYDYSESKKAEKISKQFI, encoded by the coding sequence ATGAAAACTATAGCTGTAATTGGTGCAGGAACAATGGGTAACGGAATTGCTCATACATTTGCACAAAGTGGTTTTACTGTAAAACTTATCGATGTTTCTGAGAAATCATTAGACAAAGGAATGGCGACTATTGCTGCCAATTTAGATCGAATGCTTTCGAAAGGAACAATTACTCAAGAAGAAGTTGCAAAAACGATTACCAATATTATTACCTATACAGATATTAAAGATGGTGTTGTTGGTGTAGATTTAGTAGTTGAAGCAGCTACCGAAAACGTAGAATTAAAACTGAACATTTTCAAACAATTAAACGAAGCTTGTTCTCACAATACAATTCTGGCAACTAATACTTCTTCGATTTCAATTACACAAATCGGATCTGTTGTTGCACATCCTGAGCGTGTTATTGGTATGCACTTTATGAATCCGGTGCCAATTATGAAATTAATCGAAATCATTCGTGGATACAATACCAGCGATGAAGTGACTAAAATCATCATGGATTTATCTGAAAAATTAGGCAAAACTCCTGTTGAAGTAAACGATTATCCTGGTTTTGTGGCAAACAGAATTTTAATGCCAATGCTAAACGAAGCAATCGAAACCTTATATAATAAAGTTGCAGGTGTTTACGAAATTGACACCGTAATGAAATTAGGAATGGGACATCCAATGGGACCGCTTCAATTAGCTGATTTTATTGGTCTTGACGTTTGTCTTGCTATTTTGAATGTTATGTACGAAGGTTTCAAAAATCCTAAATACGCTCCTTGCCCATTATTAGTAAATATGGTTAGAGCCGGAAAACTTGGAGTAAAATCTGGTGAAGGTTTTTATGACTATAGCGAAAGTAAAAAAGCTGAGAAAATCTCAAAACAGTTTATTTAA
- a CDS encoding YggS family pyridoxal phosphate-dependent enzyme — MSAITQNLLQIKNNLPEHVTLVTVSKTKPVPDLMEAYEAGQRIFGENKIQEMADKHEQMPKDIQWHMIGHVQSNKVKFMAPFVSLIHGVDSLKLLQEINKQALKNNRIIDCLLQIYIAEEESKFGLDENELNELLSSAEFKEMKNIRILGLMGMATFTEDQNQIKKEFTHLKSIFDSIKEKEGMQNISTISMGMSGDYKLAIECGSTMVRIGSSIFGGR; from the coding sequence ATGAGTGCAATAACGCAAAATTTGCTTCAAATAAAAAACAATTTACCTGAACACGTAACTTTGGTTACGGTTTCTAAGACAAAACCTGTTCCGGATTTGATGGAAGCATACGAAGCTGGTCAACGTATTTTTGGAGAAAACAAAATCCAGGAAATGGCTGATAAGCACGAACAAATGCCTAAAGATATTCAATGGCACATGATTGGTCACGTGCAATCGAATAAAGTCAAATTTATGGCACCATTTGTGAGCTTGATTCATGGAGTTGACAGCTTAAAATTATTACAGGAAATCAATAAACAAGCTTTAAAAAACAATAGAATAATCGATTGTTTGCTTCAAATATATATTGCTGAAGAAGAATCTAAATTTGGTTTAGACGAAAATGAATTAAATGAATTATTATCTTCGGCAGAGTTCAAAGAAATGAAAAACATTCGTATCTTAGGATTAATGGGAATGGCAACCTTTACAGAAGATCAAAACCAAATTAAAAAAGAATTTACACATTTAAAGTCTATTTTTGATTCGATTAAAGAAAAAGAAGGAATGCAAAACATCTCTACAATTTCAATGGGAATGTCCGGCGATTATAAGCTTGCAATAGAATGCGGAAGCACAATGGTTCGCATTGGAAGCAGCATTTTTGGAGGACGTTAA
- a CDS encoding ion transporter → MKKVKSKYDLFRQKTQIILYGSNTFLGRLFDLVLLGLILLSVLLVMMDTVEGINQKYHQQLLVCEWIITIFFTIEFILRIISIQKPIKYVFSFYGIIDLMAILPMYLSIFFPATNVLTIVRILRFFRLFKILHIPQISQQSLQLREAMQASKEKILVFIYFVLISAVIIGSLMYVVEGKESGFTSIPVGIYWAIITLTTVGYGDISPASPLGQFLASLVMIMGYGVIAVPTGIVTAEFAKSSLRNNAVSTKKTCQNCNAQVHFDSAKYCHECGIELPNN, encoded by the coding sequence ATGAAAAAAGTAAAATCAAAATACGACCTTTTTAGACAAAAGACTCAAATAATCCTTTACGGTAGCAACACCTTTTTAGGGCGTTTGTTCGATCTGGTACTTTTAGGTCTTATTCTTTTAAGCGTACTTCTGGTAATGATGGATACCGTCGAAGGCATCAATCAAAAATACCACCAACAACTTCTTGTTTGTGAATGGATTATTACTATTTTCTTTACCATAGAATTTATTTTACGCATTATTTCGATACAAAAACCCATTAAATATGTTTTTAGTTTCTACGGAATCATCGATTTAATGGCCATATTACCCATGTATTTATCCATATTTTTTCCTGCGACAAATGTTTTAACCATCGTTAGAATCCTGCGTTTCTTCCGATTGTTTAAAATTTTACACATTCCTCAGATCTCTCAACAATCCTTGCAACTCCGTGAAGCCATGCAAGCCAGTAAAGAAAAAATTCTGGTATTTATATACTTCGTCCTCATCAGCGCCGTAATTATCGGCTCATTAATGTACGTTGTCGAAGGCAAAGAAAGTGGTTTTACCAGCATTCCTGTCGGGATTTATTGGGCAATTATAACCCTAACAACCGTTGGTTATGGCGACATTTCGCCGGCATCACCATTAGGTCAGTTTTTAGCATCGCTAGTTATGATTATGGGATATGGAGTTATTGCCGTACCAACCGGAATCGTAACTGCCGAATTTGCAAAAAGCAGCTTAAGAAATAATGCTGTTAGCACAAAAAAAACATGTCAAAATTGTAATGCACAGGTACATTTTGATAGCGCAAAATATTGCCATGAATGCGGAATCGAGTTACCAAATAATTAA
- a CDS encoding Gfo/Idh/MocA family oxidoreductase, which produces MLKVGVLGAGHLGKIHLRLLQQSDKYELVGFYDENQENAERISKEFGYKNFSTIAKLIHAVDVIDIVTPTLSHYKCAKVAIKSGKHIFIEKPIANTVDEAEEIIALAKEYNVKGQVGHVERFNPAFIATKNMIENPMFIETHRLAEFNPRGTDVPVVLDLMIHDIDAILSVVHSKVKDIHASGVSVISDTPDIANARIEFENGCVANLTASRISMKNMRKTRFFQRDAYISVDFLEKRCEVVRMKDAPEVPGDFDMILQNAEGVKKQIYFTNPDVEQNNAILDELESFANAIKTDTTPVVTLEQATDALRVAYQIIDCFEK; this is translated from the coding sequence ATGTTAAAAGTAGGAGTTTTAGGTGCAGGTCATCTAGGTAAAATACATTTACGCTTATTACAACAATCTGACAAATACGAATTAGTTGGATTTTACGACGAAAATCAAGAAAATGCCGAAAGAATTTCAAAAGAATTCGGTTATAAAAACTTCAGTACTATTGCAAAATTAATCCACGCTGTGGATGTAATCGATATTGTTACACCAACACTTTCTCATTACAAATGTGCAAAAGTGGCGATCAAATCAGGTAAACATATCTTTATAGAAAAACCAATTGCCAATACTGTAGACGAAGCTGAAGAAATTATCGCTTTGGCAAAAGAATACAATGTAAAAGGTCAGGTTGGTCATGTTGAGCGATTTAATCCAGCGTTTATTGCTACAAAAAACATGATCGAAAATCCAATGTTTATAGAAACGCATCGTTTGGCCGAATTTAATCCGCGTGGTACAGATGTTCCTGTAGTTCTTGATTTAATGATTCATGATATTGATGCTATTTTGAGTGTTGTTCATTCAAAAGTAAAAGATATCCACGCAAGTGGAGTTTCTGTAATCAGTGATACTCCGGATATTGCCAATGCAAGAATTGAATTCGAAAATGGTTGCGTTGCCAATTTAACAGCAAGCAGAATTTCGATGAAAAACATGCGTAAAACACGTTTTTTTCAAAGAGATGCCTACATTTCAGTTGATTTTCTAGAAAAAAGATGTGAAGTCGTTCGTATGAAAGATGCTCCTGAAGTTCCCGGAGATTTTGATATGATTCTGCAAAATGCCGAAGGTGTAAAAAAACAAATCTATTTTACTAATCCTGACGTTGAACAAAACAATGCAATTCTGGACGAATTAGAGTCTTTTGCAAATGCAATAAAAACTGATACTACGCCAGTTGTAACTCTTGAACAAGCAACAGATGCTTTAAGAGTAGCGTATCAGATTATTGATTGTTTCGAAAAATAG
- a CDS encoding RtcB family protein — protein sequence MGNKLSGKDLIKLGFPKNNSINIALGQINRYRKREKKESILTEAKEVLLHPEKFEGHGTWGKVAEGLVNPVHVRMHQLKTTRVPFTIFGENEIDQQAKFQLYDSLKLPISVAGALMPDAHSGYGLPIGGVLATDNAVIPYGVGVDIGCRMSLSIFDLPASYFKGKEHQLQAILKDNTKFGMNETHATKADHEVFYKSEFQDIPLLKNLLPKAYKQLGSSGGGNHFVEFGIAKIDNPENEWKLGAGEYFAVLSHSGSRGLGANIAKHYTYLAAKQCPLPKNVQHLAWLDLNTHDGQEYWLAMNLAGEYAKACHDDIHRRIAKAIGKRVVVTIENHHNFAWKEMVNGKECIVHRKGATPAAEGQLGIIPGSMTAPGYIVKGKGNAESLNSASHGAGRLFSRAKCKANFTQSEIKKVLKANDVTLIGGNIDEAPMAYKDITKVMGNQTDLVEVLGTFTPKIVRMDR from the coding sequence ATGGGAAATAAATTATCCGGAAAAGACCTGATTAAGTTAGGCTTTCCAAAAAATAATTCAATAAATATAGCTTTAGGGCAAATAAACAGATATAGAAAAAGAGAAAAAAAGGAATCCATTCTGACAGAAGCAAAAGAAGTTTTACTTCATCCTGAAAAATTTGAAGGACACGGAACTTGGGGAAAAGTAGCCGAAGGTTTGGTAAATCCCGTTCATGTAAGAATGCATCAGTTGAAGACAACAAGAGTTCCTTTTACCATTTTTGGAGAGAATGAAATCGATCAGCAAGCTAAGTTTCAGTTGTATGATTCTTTAAAATTGCCAATTTCAGTTGCGGGAGCATTAATGCCAGACGCGCATTCAGGTTATGGATTGCCAATTGGTGGAGTTTTAGCAACAGATAATGCAGTTATTCCATACGGAGTTGGTGTTGATATTGGCTGCCGAATGAGTTTGTCAATTTTTGATTTACCGGCTTCTTATTTCAAAGGAAAAGAGCATCAATTGCAGGCAATTTTAAAAGACAATACCAAGTTTGGAATGAATGAAACACACGCTACAAAAGCGGATCATGAAGTTTTTTACAAAAGCGAATTTCAGGATATTCCATTACTAAAGAATCTTTTACCAAAAGCTTATAAGCAATTAGGAAGTTCTGGCGGAGGAAATCATTTTGTAGAATTTGGAATTGCCAAAATTGATAATCCAGAGAATGAATGGAAACTTGGCGCAGGAGAATATTTTGCTGTTTTATCACATAGCGGTTCTCGTGGCTTAGGCGCAAACATTGCGAAACATTACACGTATTTGGCCGCTAAACAATGTCCGTTACCAAAAAATGTACAGCATTTGGCATGGTTGGATTTGAATACACACGATGGTCAGGAATATTGGTTGGCAATGAATTTAGCCGGAGAATACGCAAAAGCCTGTCACGACGATATTCATAGACGAATCGCTAAAGCAATTGGGAAAAGAGTTGTGGTTACGATTGAAAATCATCACAATTTTGCCTGGAAAGAAATGGTAAATGGAAAAGAATGTATTGTGCATAGAAAAGGTGCAACTCCTGCTGCAGAAGGTCAATTGGGGATTATTCCTGGATCGATGACTGCTCCGGGATATATTGTAAAAGGCAAAGGAAATGCAGAGAGTTTAAACTCGGCTTCACATGGAGCCGGAAGGTTATTTTCACGCGCTAAATGCAAAGCTAATTTCACACAAAGTGAAATTAAAAAAGTATTGAAAGCTAACGACGTAACTTTAATTGGCGGAAACATTGATGAAGCGCCAATGGCTTACAAAGACATTACAAAAGTAATGGGAAATCAAACGGACTTGGTGGAAGTTCTGGGAACTTTTACTCCGAAAATCGTTAGAATGGACCGATAA
- a CDS encoding protein-L-isoaspartate(D-aspartate) O-methyltransferase — protein MKDTAKHQGLRNQLVSTLEQKGITDKAVLDAIKKIPRHLFLNSSFEDYAYQDKAFPIGAGQTISQPYTVAFQSQLLEVKKEHKILEIGTGSGYQTAVLCMLGAKVYSVERQNELFKTTSNLFPKLNIRPKHLSFGDGYKGLPSYAPFDSIIVTAGAPFIPQPLMAQLKIGGRLVIPLGEDVQIMTLLIRKNETQFEKHEFGEFRFVPLLEDKN, from the coding sequence TTGAAAGACACTGCCAAACATCAAGGACTTCGTAATCAATTAGTAAGCACTTTAGAACAAAAAGGAATTACTGATAAAGCGGTTTTGGATGCGATAAAAAAAATCCCAAGACATCTTTTTTTAAATTCTAGTTTTGAAGATTACGCTTATCAGGATAAGGCTTTTCCTATAGGAGCGGGGCAAACTATTTCGCAACCTTACACTGTTGCTTTTCAATCTCAATTGTTAGAAGTAAAAAAAGAACACAAAATCCTTGAAATAGGAACTGGCTCCGGTTACCAAACTGCAGTTTTATGTATGTTGGGCGCTAAGGTATATAGCGTGGAAAGACAGAATGAGTTGTTTAAAACGACTTCAAATTTATTTCCAAAATTAAATATTCGTCCTAAACATTTATCATTTGGTGACGGATACAAAGGATTGCCAAGTTATGCACCGTTTGATAGTATTATTGTAACGGCGGGCGCTCCGTTTATTCCGCAGCCATTAATGGCGCAGTTAAAAATAGGAGGAAGATTAGTAATTCCGTTAGGCGAAGATGTTCAGATTATGACATTATTGATTCGAAAAAATGAAACACAATTCGAAAAACATGAGTTTGGAGAATTTAGATTTGTTCCTTTATTAGAAGATAAAAATTAA